agactggactcgaactcctgacctcgtgatctgccctcctcggcctcccaaagtgctgggattacaggtgtgagctaccaggcCCAGCAGGCCCAGCCAGCATTTTTCTCAGCGGTTTCTCATCCCTGCTCAATGTAACTTCTCTGATTCAATTCAGTAAGCAGGTCTTGGACTCCTACAACTTCTTTTGTTcgcctcttcattttttttttcatttttttttttttctatgagtcTACCTCTAGGGACTAGAATGTTCGCCTCTTCACAGTTTACAGAGCATTTGTGTGGGTCCTCAAAAAGACTACtggaggtggggcacagtggctcacacctgtaatcccagcgtttttggaggccaaggtgagtggatcacttgaggtcaggagttcaagaccagcctggccaacatggtgcaaccctgtctctactaaaaatacaaaaattagtcaggtgtggtggcaagtgcctgtaatcccagctactagagaggctgaggcatgaccatcgcttgaacctgggaagtggaggttgcagtgagctgagatggtgccactgcactccagcctgggtgacagagcaagacgctgtctcagtctcaaaaaaaaaaaaaaaaaaaaaaaaaaagactactgtGAGAAGTGAGAAAGCTGGACTTACAGCAGTGTCCATTTGAAAATGAggccatggccgggcgcggtggctcaagcctgtaatcccagcacgttgggaggccgaggcgggtggatcacgaggtcaagagatcgagaccatcccggtcaacatagtgaaaccccgtctctactaaaaatacaaaaaattagctgggcatggtggcacgtgcctgtaatcccagctactcaggaggctgagacaggagaattgcctgaacccaggaggcggaggttgcggtgagccgagattgcgccattgcactccagcctgggtaacaagagtgaaactctgtctcaaaaaaaaaaaaaaaaaaagaaaatgaggccatGAGgccagctgggcactgtggctcatgcaatgcataatcccagcactttgggaggtcaaggtgggcatatcacttttgcccatgagtttgagaccagcctgggcaaaatggtaaaatcctgtctccataaaaacaaaaattagctgggcatggtggcatgtgcctgtggtcccagctacttgagaggctgaggtgggaggatcacttaagcccaggaggtggaggctacaatgagctgtgattgcaccactgcattccagcctgggtgacagagtgagaccctgtcaaaaaaaaaaaaaaaaaggaaagaaagaaagtgagagagagagagaaagaaagaaagaagaaagaaagagagaaggaaggaagtaaagaaagagaaagaaataaagaaatgaagccaTTGGCTGGGCagagtgtctcatgcctgtaatcccagcactttgggaggccgaggtaggaggattgcttggggccaggagtttgagactagcctgggcaacacagtgagacccccatctctacaaaagaaatttcaaaaggaaaaaagatagaaaatgaggCCATGCCCTCTCTGGCAGTAGTAGAGATGTTCTATGGTACATACAGCCGGGAATAAGACACAGAAGGTGTGGGCGGGGCAGATGCTCTGCTAAGATTAGTTGACTGTTACTTCTCAGAAAAGGTGGTCTAAGGGTAAGGAAGTACTTTATAGAACATTCTGACATTTGGGGTTTAATCTGGAGGCTTGCAACGTTTTATTATGTAAGGATTGCAGGAATCTTAACCCTTTATAGCACCCTCATCTGATTCCCTTAAGACCTTAGTTGGGCAGGATGTGGGGTTAGTACATCAAGTAAATAGCCTGGGGAACAGATGTGACTTgccctgggtcacagagcaactCCCTGGAGAGCTGAGGCTGGTACCTAGGGCTCCACTTCCTTCTTTCcataatttattgaatttattatgGAAAGAATTCCATAATTCACTAAATTACGGAAAGAAGGAAGTAGAACCCTGGGTGGAGTTACTGTACTGAGCATGAAAGATAGAGTCCTTCCTTTCTGCCCTGGTGTTTCATTTTAAAGGGATTATagccatacacacacaaaaagatagacacacacacaagatgaACTGCAAAGCGCAGTAGATACTATGAAGTTCATCAGTATAGACCCTGACAGGGGATCAGAGAGGTAGGGGATGCTCCAGAGAGAGCAGTCAGGGCAGCCTCCTCTTAAGAGATGCCATGTAAGCCAATGAAGTGAATCCTGGGGACAGTGCGGGTGGGGGAATCTTCCAGGACAAGGAAACAGCAGAATCTCAGATCCCAAGCAGCAGGTGGAGTTGAGCTTGATTTTAGAGGTAGGACTGAGCAAGGGTGAGGGAAAGAGAAGGTCCAGGGTGAGTCTCAGGTTCTGGGAGTAGCAGCTGGTTGGATGGTGGTGCGATCCCAGAGGTGGGAAACCCTGGAAGAGAGCCGGGAAACAGCTGAAAATCAGGAGTTGGGTGTTGCCCTTGTTAAGTTGGAGAAGCCTATCGGATATCCAAGGGGAGGTATCACTGGGCACTTGTAACTATAAGTCTGGCTCTTTGGGGAGAGGCCCAGGATGGAAATATCAATTTGGGAATTACTAGCTTGCAGTAAGTATATAAAATCGTGAGATCacccaggaagagaagagaagggacacAGGACTGATTACTGGGATGCTCCAACATTTAGAAGTCAAGGTCAAAGAGGAGCCAGAAAAGGAGAGTGCGAGAGAATATCTGGTGAGTGTGACAGAAGGAAAACCAAGAGAGTGTAGCAGCAGTGGATCCAAACAAAGAGTGCTTTAGAAGAGGGTAAGTGTTCTCTATGTCAAATGCTGCCAGGAGATCACGCAAAGTGAGCACATAGACACGACCTCCGCATTTTTCAATATGGAGGGACTTTAGAACCCTGACAACAGGAGTTTCAATGAGCTGATTTGGGCAGAAGCCTGGATGGAGGGAGTTGAAGAATAAATGTTGACTTCTGGATAAATGGCAgatggagtgagaccccatctcaaaaaaaaaaaaaaaaaaaaaaaaaaaaaaaaaaaaagcggggctGGGGACAGGtgtagcggctcacacctgtaatcccagcactttgggaggccgaggcaggtagatcatgaggagttccagaccacactggccaacatggtgaaaccccgcgtctactaaaaatacaaaaatcagctgggtgaggtgttgtgcgcctgtaatcccagctactttggaggcagaagcaggataATTGTTTAAATCctggaggcggacgttgcagtgaaccgagatcgtgccactgcactccagcctgggtgacagagcaagactccatctcgggggaaaaaaaaagtcttggttTTTCATTTGTGATGGACCACAAATGAAAACCAAGACGACCACTTACTCCCGGGAATACAAAAAGGTGTTCAGAGATAGAATCATCATAACATACTACATGGCTTAGCTCAGAGGCATAATCGCAATCTAGCATGACATCATCATGTCTAGAAAACGGTGGATGGACGGTATGTGTCGGTGATGGGGAGGAACTGGCGAAGGAGCTGACCCCTGTCTTTTGAAAGCCTGAATGAATCAGCATCATGAGCTGACATGTAGAAGATAAAAGGGCTGAGAAGATGTGAAAAGTAGGTTGGGAAAGGAAACCTGTAAGGGATGTGTAGAAGGGTCTGGGGTATCTGGGGGACCCATGTGACATATGGGGTGATGTGTTGGAAATGCTGCCAGTCAGCGTAGTATAGAGACTTTTCCCAGTCAGGGGAGGTTCTGAGAAGGTGGGTCCTGGGGGAAAGGGGTCTTGGTGTCAGAGGCCAGTCTTAGAATAGAAATTCAGGTAGACCAATCTGGTCAGCACAGGGGCCCTGGCCTGTCCCATGGCTTGGGCCCTTCAGTCAGTCTGGCTTCATCCATTTTCAGTTGTTGACTCAACTCCCTGCAGTGAAGAGTGGGTAAGGCTCTGGCCTCCCTCCTCACCTAGCCTCACAATGCACGGAGTCTCAGTGGGGCAATGGCCTCAGATCAAGCTCATTTCCAGGCCATGAGTGGAATGAAAATGTCCCTCTTGGACTTACCCAAGAAGCTGCCCaccccccaaccaaaaaaaaagtatttatttaaaattaaagatggcccaggcacagtggctcacgcctgtaatctcagcactttgggagtctgaggcggatgtatcacttgaagccagaagtttgagaccagcctgaccaacatggtaaaaccccatttctactaaaatgcCCCCTGTGGGAAAATCTCCCAGCTCTTAACAGGAAAAATGGCATTGGCCAGCcctggtggctcagcctgtaatcccagcactttgggaggctgaggcaggtagatcacctgaggccaggagtttgagactagcctgtccaacatagtgaaaccccatctctactaaaaatacaaaaattagctggatgtggtaataggcgcctgtaatcctagttacttgggaggctgaggaggagaatcacttgcacctgggaggcggggtggcaatgagccaagattgccccactgcactccagcctgggtaacaagagcaaagctccatctcaaacaaaacaaaacaaaaaagaataatggcATTAATAATGCACAATACTGCATACTACTGTTAATCAACTTTACAGTGATGCaggaacttttcttttcttttgtttgagacggagtttcgctcttgttacccaggctagagtgcaatggtgcgatctcggctcaccgcaacctccgcctcctgggttcaggcaattctcctgcctcagcctcctgagtagctgggattacaggcatgcgccaccatgcccagctaattttttttttgtatttttagtagagacggggtttcaccatgttgaccagtatggtcttgatctcttgacctcgtgatccacccgcctcggcctcccaaagtgctgggattacaggcttgagccaccgcgcccggcccccttttttttttttttttttttttttttttgagacagagtcttgctctgtcgcccaggctggagtgtggtggcatgatctcagctctctgcaacctccaccttacaggttcaaggattctcctgcctcagccttccaagtacctgggactacaggctcgtgccaccatgacccgctattttttttacatttttagtagagatggggtttcaccatgtctcctgatctcatgatctgcctgcctccacctcccaaagtgctgggattacaggcatgagccaccacaccccacctgaTGCAGAAACTTTTctaaagctacttttttttttttttttttttttttttttttgtgacagtatctcactctcacccaggctggagtgcagtgtcttggtcatagctcactgtagcctgggctcaagcaattctcccacctcagcctctggagtagctgggaccacaggcatgtgacaccatatctggccaatttttaaattatctgtagagatgaagtctctctgtcttgcccaggctggtctcgaactcctgggttaaagtgatctttctgcctttgcctcttaaaagtgtgagccactgtgcctgctttaaagctattttttttttttaatgtatttataggctgggtgtggtggcccacacctgtaatcccagcactttgggaggctgaggagggcagatcacaaggtcaggagtttgagaccagcctggccaacatggcaaaacccatctctatgaaaaatacaaaaatattagccaggcatggtaatgggcacctataatccaagctacttgggaggctgaggcaagagagtcacttgaacacaggagttggaggttacagtgagccaagatcgtgctactgcactccagtctgggtgacagaatgggactccatatattaaaaaaagtatttatttatatatttaaaattagaaatggcccaggcacagtgtctcacgcctgtaatctctgcactttgggaggctgaggcaggtggatcacttgaagccagaagttcaagaccagcctggccaacatggtaaaaccccatttctactaaaaatacaaaaattaacccggcATGGTGATgtttgcctgtaattccagctacttgggaggctgaggcaggggaattgcttgaacccaggaggtggaggttgcgctctgtctcaaagaaaaaaaaaattagaggtcttactatgttgcagAGACTGGTCTCGACCTAtttcggtctcccaagtagctgggattacagtcatgagcctccatgcccagctctaAAACTtttgtataataaattattgatttCCGTCCTCACAATGACCCTAGGAGGTGGGTACCATGATTTTCCTTACTTCACACTGGGAGAAAGTGAGGCATAGAGAAGTCCAGTGAGCTGCCCAAGCAATAGAGGCTAGACCCTAAGCCAGGCCACTGGGAGCCAGTGTCCCTGCAATCACAACTGCCCAATGCTGCCTCTCAGAGGGTCCTTGCAGTCCCTGAGGGGTCATTTCTGAAAAGGCCAATGTCACGGCCTGAGTGTAGGAGGCCCCTCCTGGGTGGCTGGCCCCCTCATTGCCCTTGGTGGGGACAGGGCTGCTGCGTCCCCTGGAGCTTCCTGGCAGCACCCAGGTGCACCCTGGAGAGGAGGCCAAGAGCCTGTGGGAACTGGGAGAGCTGTGGGCTGTACACAGCTTCAGAGCCAGGGGGTGCCCGGCCCGAGCCCCAGACCAGTGGGGCCCTCTGGTGGCCCAGGGAGAGAGGCCACGGCCTCTTCAGACCTGCCACCTTGGGATTAGGAACCAAAAGTGGCTTTCTCAGGCTGGGTCCATTTAGCTACGGCTCCTCCTGCACCCTCCCCCAGGCCCGGAGCCCCCTGAGCTCTACTCCCACCCCAGGCCTCAGATGCTACCTGCTCTGACTTCCACAGACTACGGTCCTGGTGAGCGTAGAAATGGGGGCAAGCATTGTCAGTTTTCCTGGGGGGTCTCCCCACCTTTGAACCTGACTTGGTGTTCTTGCTCCCCATGGTAGCTCCCCCGACTCATGTTCCTACCTGGGAGGGGGTGATGGGTTATGTGACGAATGTGCCCGCAAGGCCCCCAGTTTCAGGGCCTGAGTCCCCTTTCCCTGCTCTATGGGTGTACAGGGGTGTGATGTCCTGCACTTCCCCCAGCCGCCTGCCACCCCCCCAAACCCATGAGAACAAGCCCCTCTCATTCTGTGTCCCGTGACTCCATGCCTGCAGCTGCCTTGTCCACAAGGCAGGAATCCCCATTCCTGGAGCAGACAATACAAAGCCCCCATCGTCGCCACTCTGGGCTTGTGATGTTCTTGGTCCCTTATTCTGTTGTCACAGGGCTAACCCTCCCCACACACCTGGCTGTCCCCTGCCCCACCGCTCTTGAGCTGCGCCTGCCCCTGCCTCTAACAGACAGCTTCTCCGTTCATCTTATCTTCTTGGACCCCGAGCCCTTTCTGGGTAACCAGAACGCTCGGAGGCAGCGGCCAGGCGACCCCTAGTCTGCCCCTCTCCCTGAATCCAGAGCTCTGCAGTCCCAGTAGAGGCAGTTGCTGTCATTCCATGGCCCATGACAGCCCGGCGGCCCGCATCCCTCCCCCATGGTCCCCTGCACAGACAGGCCCACGTGTGTCCCCAGATGCCTGAATCACTGCTGACGGCTGGGGACCTGGCAGCTGTGGGCTCCTGGGGAGCCACTGGGGAGGGGGTGGTGGCCACGTCTTGCCTCTGAGCGAACACCTGCGGACATAAATAGGGAGCCAGCAGAGGCAGCAGCACAGAGCCACCAGGCCGAGCTGCATACTGGGCCCACCGCGTGCACCAAGATGCCTGACGCCACGCTGCCTGCCTGCTTCCTCGGCCTACTGGCCTTCTCCTCCGCGTGCTACTTCCAGAACTGCCCGAGGGGCGGCAAGAGGGCCATGTCTGATCTGGAGCTGAGACAGGTACCTCCCACTGTGGGCCATCTCGGGGCTGCCATAGTGGCAGTGCTGATACCTTGGGTCAGGGGCTAGGAAAGAGGGAAGTCATGGGTGATGGCAGTCTTTAGGGGAAGTGcgggggaggaagagggaggcatGGCATGGCTGGGCAGAGGAGCCAATGGAGTGGGTCAGAGGAGACCAGGCTTTTCGGGAGGCTGGGAAAGGCTGAAGGGGCTCCTGGTCACTGTTGCCATCCAGACAGGGATGCAGGGAAGTGAGGGATGCTTCCCCTGTGACTAGGCTTGGGGCTGGATCAGGGACAATGTGGCATAATGGCCTCCCCTGTGCCCATGGCGTTCTTGCACCTGGACTGTCTGGGGCAGCAGAAGCTCTGTCCTAGCTGGCATTGGAGGCTTTCTTCATctagccccagcctcccagccacAGGCACCCAGGCCCCTACAGAAGATGGCCACCGGTCTGAGTGCACTTGAGTGGGACAGCCTGTGGGGAAGTTCTACTGGGAACCTGGCCTAATTCTCCAGTCCTGGCCGTTTCCTCCATTTTCAGCAGAGCTGAGGGAAATCCAGCTATGATGTGCAATTCTGTCCAGGTGCAATGATGAGCCTTTGAGCAAATTAGACCACACCAGGCTGGGCTCAAAGTCTAACGTGCTATCCGTTGCACCACAGAGCCGGCTGTTGAAATTAGAGTGGCTGGGTGGGTAACCCCTGAAGCCTCCCGTCCTCCTGGTTGGCTCCTATGGGGTCCTGAGGCACCTGGGTGTCTGTGTCCTCCGTGCCCTCCTCCAGGGCTCAGGCCCCTGCCACTCACCTGGTAGGTCATAAGCTGCTGAGCAGGGGGTCAGAGCCCCAGCTGAGGCCCAGGAGCTTGGGGCAGGGGATgaggaggcggggaggggagggtagAGGAAGGGCCAGGGATTTGGATGGGCAGGGCCTCTGTATGGTGGAGCGGGGAGGGGCTGGACCCCAGCTCAAGCCACAGCGGTgacaggaggaaggaggaagggtcTGGAGTGGGGGGGGGTTGAGTGGGGGGCAGCTGCAAGAGTGGCGCCCACCAGCGATGGCCCTGGGGCTAGAGGAAGGGCTCCACGGGAGACCCATCCCCAGCTGAGGGTGAGGACACTGAGGGCCATCACTGAGAGGTCATTCAAGAACCCAAGGTGCCGAGCGGATTTTGACGCCCCGCCCTTGACTGCGAAAGAGGCCCCAGCGCCCTGGCGGGTGCAGCGCTGGTGTCCCGCCCGCACTCCGCCCCAGACCCGGCATCCCCGCCAAGCGGGTTTCCTCTCCAACCCCGGACCCCCGGCTCGCCGCTCCTCCCGCTCATCCCGCCCGTCCCTGCAGTGCCTCCCCTGTGGCCCTGGGGGCAAAGGCCGCTGCTTCGGGCCCAGCATCTGCTGCGTGGACGAGCTGGGCTGCTTCGTGGGCACTGCTGAGGCGCTGCGCTGCCAGGAGGAGAACTCCCTGCCGTCGCCCTGCCAGTCCGGCCACAAGGCCTGCGGGAGCGGGGGCCGCTGCGCCGCCTTCGGCATCTGCTGCAACGACGGTGCGCGGCGGGGGCGCGCTGGGGCTGGGGCGGGTGCTGACCGTGTGGGTGGGGGGGATGCGGGCCGGGGCGGGGGAGGGCCCCCATCCCGAGCTGCGCCCACCCCAGGGTGCCTGCGCTCACGCGCTCACAAGCTCACACGATCACAGAGAGCTGCGTGATCGAGCCCGAGTGCCGCGAGGGCTTTCACCGCCGCGCCCGCGCCGGGGACCGGAGCAACGCCACGCAGCTGGACGGGCCGGCCGGGGCCTTGCTGCTGCGGCTGGTGCAGCTGGCAGGGGCGCCCGAGCCCTTCGAGCCCGCTCAGCCCGGTGTCTACTGAGCCCCCCGCCCGCCCCTACAGCACGGACAATAAACCTCTAGCAATGCACCGCCTCGAGTCTGTCTCCGTCTGTGGcgggaagagggaaggggagggaggtgggagcgCGGACCCCCGCCACTGCGCCGCCTGGTCGGTCCCCGGACCTGAGATCGTGGCAGAGCCACCTCAGAGAAGCGACAGGTCCCGTAGAGGAAGCGATCTGGGACCCTCAGAGGTGTCGCTAGACTGAGGGACATGGGGAATtgggaggcaggggaaggggagaCCAGAGGCTGAAAGTGGTCTCGGAGAGGGTGGGTTGGGGATCCTCCGGCAGAGGGAAAGAAGTAAAAgcagaagccgggcgcggtggctcaggcctgtaatcccagcactttgggaggccgaggagggtggatcacgaggtcaagagatcgagaccatcctggtcaatatggtgaaacctcgtctctactaaaaatacaaaaaattagctgggcatggtggtgagtgcctgtaatcccagctactcaggaggctgaggcaggagaattgcctgaacccaggaggcggaggtttcggtgagccgagatcgcgccattgcactccagcctgggtaacaagagcaaaactccgtctcaaaaaaaaaaaaaaaaaaaaaaaagaagtaaaagcagaGAGGGGCAAGCCCTGCAGGACGAGACAGCAGGAGAGCAAGAGACACAGAGACAACAGAATGATGGAgagaggggccgggcacggtggctcaagcctgtaatcccagcactttgggaggccgaggcgggtggatcacgagatcgagaccatcctggtcaacatggtgaaaccccgtttctactaaagatacaaaaaattagctgggcatggtggcacgtgcctgtaatcccagctactcaggaggctgaggcaggagaattgcttgaacccaggaggcggaggttgcggtgagccgagatcgcgccattgcactccagcctgggtaacaagagcgaaactccgtctcaaaaaaaaaaaaaaaaaaaaaaaaagaataatggagAGAGGTAGAGACCTTGATAGTGACCAAGagaagagtgagagagagcaGAGGGGACAGACAGGCCAAGGGGTGGCCATTCTGTCCTCATTTTCATCCCAGGAGACTGAAGCACAAGCCGTTCAGGGACCCACCCAGGTCCCGGGACTCCCAGTGCAATGTCAGTTTCACCCAAGACGGTGCTCCAGTGTGGTGGCGGAGGGGATGTCACCGCAGACCCGGCGGAGACAGCGCCACCTGCTGTCCGTACAGTGTACCCACCATTCGGGCCCATCAGCCAGAGTTGGGGGATCCCTAAGGATACAGCCCCACACCCCCACAGGCACACTTGGACAGAAACAGACAAGAAAATAACCGCCAGGGACATGTCCGCAACCACAAAGACCCTGAGCCCCACATTCAGagccacagacacacccagagaaACAGACACAGCTGACACAGGGATGGGCAGGAGCAAGTACCCACAGGCTCACGTGCGCAGGAGTGCACTCACATTAGCTCCGGGACATGAAGACCTTCTGCCCTTTGACACAAGCCTCTTTGACACAAAAATGTCCACCGGCACTCCGCCTCTTCCTCTACCCTCTTCCCTGGAGTCTCTCACCCACTTCTTCAACCTCGACCCTTTTTTGGTCCCATCTGCCCTTTCTCTCCTTTGTCTCTCTTTGCTCTCTCCTCCCTGTTCTGCAGCTCCAGGCCCCCTCTTGCCTCTCCTTGgtccctccacccctccccattTGTCCCCTTGGCCTCCATCCCTCCCCTTCTGTCTCCTCACCCCCTCTGCCACCTCCCATCCTTCTATCTAGGCCTCCTCTGTTCTCTGCATCTTCTCCTTGGGCTTCTTTGCTCCAGGTCTTGGAGCCACAAGAGGCTGTATCTCCTTCGGGATCCTCCAGAAACTCTCAGGCCAGATGGAGTGCAGGAGGAGGGAAGTCCCCAGGGAAGTCCTTCCCCTTCCTCAGGGAAGAACTGACCCCAACGCCCAGGCTTCTGGCCCAGCCTGGTGACTCAGGCAGCCCAGCCTCAGCAGCCCTGGGCAGAGTCCAGGCACATGCCAAGGTCAGACTGTCTTCCACTCTCCCATGGCTCCCCTTGTCTCTCACCCCTGATCTGGTTCTGGCCTCCTCTACCAGGCAGTACCTGACGTGACTGGGTCTAGCCAGCCGGAGCAGGGGCCATGCAGGCTTGGGTCACTGCCATGACCTCCTGCTCCTGTCTCATGTGGTCCATTCAGGGCCA
This is a stretch of genomic DNA from Saimiri boliviensis isolate mSaiBol1 chromosome 9, mSaiBol1.pri, whole genome shotgun sequence. It encodes these proteins:
- the AVP gene encoding vasopressin-neurophysin 2-copeptin — its product is MPDATLPACFLGLLAFSSACYFQNCPRGGKRAMSDLELRQCLPCGPGGKGRCFGPSICCVDELGCFVGTAEALRCQEENSLPSPCQSGHKACGSGGRCAAFGICCNDESCVIEPECREGFHRRARAGDRSNATQLDGPAGALLLRLVQLAGAPEPFEPAQPGVY